The region TGGCTCCTTTGCCTTTGGTTTGGCTGAGGTGCCTGCATTATCGCTGACTTTAGACTCAGAGACAGGAGCGGTTGCCTCTGAACTTTCACATTTGTCTGAGCCCTGCATCCGTGGATCATACAAACTGATGCTGCTTAGGACACTGCTGCCAGAGCCTGTACTGCTTGGTCCAACTCCTCTGCCTGCACCTCCAGACGACAGCAAACGAGGGTCATATGGTGCAATTGTGGGGGTTGGTGATGTAGGAGGAGATGGGGAAGATAATGTTGAAACTTGTGTGACTAAAGGTTCTGATGGCTGTTTCAGGGCAGATTTTTGTGGCTGGAGCCGAGGGTCAGCAACAGTCTTTCGTGCCATACGTGGATCTACAGGCTTTTCAGCAGGGACGGACACAGAAGGAGCCACAGATGGCACTTGAGAAGGGCTGGATGAAGTGGCGTTTACAGTCTTGAGTATACGAGAAAGTAGCTCAAAATCTGGGAGGGAGGATGAAGGCTGAGCAGGCTGCTCAGCAGGGGGAACAGTGGCAGGCATGGATGTTGGAGTGGCTGTGTGGAGCTGCTGTTGGGCACGTGACAAACGTGGATCCATGGAAGAGACAGGTGGGATGCCCGGAGGTAGTGGAAGGAAGTCCTGCTTGGGGACAGGGATTGGGATAAGATCCTCAGGACTCCACAATACTGTTTTAGCGAAAGAAGGCTTGTTTAATACTAGATCTTTCTTGATATGACTGAATTGCTGGAGCTGAGATCGTGGGTCTCGCAGAGCCATACCCATCAAAGGATCTAGAGGTATGGGCACTGGCTTGTCCCTCAGGACcctctctccttcctcctctTCAGTAGCAGAAGGAACAAGGGGTGGGGGCTTATAAACAAGGGGGGGCTCAGGTTTAGAGGCAGTCTGGCGGGAAAGACGGGGGTCTGCAGGAGCAGAAGAAGATGGAGAGGAGGAGGGATTGTGCTCTGTGGCCTGAGAAGAGTCACTGTTACGGCATAAGCGAGGGTCACGTGCCAGCCTGGGGTCCGCTGGTCGGCTGGATGACTGCACAGCATGGGCTTTCTGCAGTCTGGGATCGCTGGGGACACCCTCAGGCTTTGGAGGGCCCTGGGTTTGGCTTTGCTGGCGTAAAGTTTTAAGAATGGATGTGACGCTGCCGCCTCCATCTTCATCTTCACTAGAATACCAGTTTGCTGAATCCCCTGGGGGAAAAGGGTCAATAATAATAGCATTAACAAAGGTTTAAGCAAGCATTCATTACACCTCTGAGACACTCCGCTGACATTCCATTTGTTAAGATTTAGTCCAGAAGGTGCACAGaatttaaactttaattttaCCTTTGGCTTTACCACAAATTATGAACAAATGTGTTGCGTCCTGTGGCAGGTATGTTAGAGCTAGGCCGAAAACCCTAAATCGCTCACTGTTGGTGTTTTAGGATTAAAGCTTGTAGTGTCCTTGACCATTGACTCCAGtccattgatttatttattttttttaataaccaaTAGTGCCATCTAGTGACAAGACACTAAAGTGACTTTCATACGATTCCCGATTTAACACCATTTCTGGGCAATATCAGGCATACTGTCTTTGAGTTGTATTTAACATAACCAAGGTGCAACAGTGTACAAATTCCAGATGTTTTCTTAATGAATTTAGTACAAACCAGATGTAAAAATGCTAATTTCTTTGAAGCACAGTAACATTATCAAATCACATTATGAAAGTCAACAATTCAGTTTAATGCATGAgaatattatttgaaataaattaaaaatccaAATAAACAGAAAGGTACATTTCCCCATGGCATAATGTGATAGGATTGACAATGAATGACGTTGTGACTCGATGACAAAGGAAAAGCTGCACCTGCTTTGTGCTAAGAAGCATGTATGAACATTTCATCAATACAGAGATTAAAATCCTAAGGCCTTCTAAATTCAGGTGCTTTCATGGAATTATTTCTGAGAATAGCTGTGTTTAAAAGATGAGATAATAATTTACCTCCAAAATTAAACCACTAATTTTTGGAAAATTAATGACATATCAATCAGAAGAGgtgtcaaatttatttttaaacttctgCAGAATCTATTCTTCAGCCAATTTCGACATGTTTCTGTTAGTTATAAGTATAAGTGTTTGCATATGTTCAGAAAAGAATCCGTTTTTGATATTGTTTAAATGCTTGTGATAAAATACTCAATGGGGTTTTTAATCACATCTAGATAATCTCTTGTGTAAATACCTATGGCTGAACATGTGCTGTTAACTGTaccttcattttctctttcagtCCCTCCTTCAGCTAGTCTCCTcgccctctcctcctcctcctgctgcttCTGTTGAATCCTCATGAACAGTACACGCTGCGCTGGAGGCAGAAAGTCTGGAACTGTTATTCCAGACTGATTAGCTGAGCCAACACTTGCTGCATCTTCCATGTTGCCAGAGTTCTGATTTCCAGAGGACTGGTCACTATAGGTTCCACCAGCTCCCACCTGGTAGCTCTCATCTATGATAGGCAACCAAATGTAAAAAATAGTAAGACAAAAACATACCAACTCTACatataacattaataaatgtgtGTCTAAGTTGACAATCGAACACATAGGGAATGCATAGGGAAGTAGTGTTATATATATGATGTATCAACTCAATTTCTCAACTGATAAAATTGACTTATTTGAGAACAAAATACTTCATATTATAGCTGAAGTGTTTCTCTGGTCTACAATAGCTAAGCTTAATTTCTACCAGAACACGTAAGCTCACCTTCACCTTCAGCCCCTTCTGTTCCCATGTTTTGCTGCTGTTGGTAGAAATTGTCATAAAAACCACGACCTCCCTGAGGCATCATGGGCTGGTTTGGAGGACCTTCTCCTGAACCAAAGTTCTGCATCCCCGGAGGACATTGGCTCATATTTGGTGGGCCCATTGGTGGCATGTCATGAGACCCATTTGGTCCAACATGtccaggtggtggtggtggaccAGGGAAACGAGGTGGAGGTCCTGCAGGTGGTCCCGGAGGTCCTACAGTGCCTGCTGCTGCAGTGCCAGGATTAGGACCTCTGTAAAGACATGTTTTTAGTAAGGAGTTATCTTTAAAATGGTCAGAAGCAGAACTTCATAGACTCATGTTCTGTAATCTCATAGTAAAGAAAGTTTTTAGAGAAGGGACCAACCTGACGCCCAATTTTTGTGCAAGCTGCCCGGTGGGTTTCACAACAATTTCAAACAAAGATGGGATTTTCTTTCCTGCATTACCGCCACAAGGAGGTGGCACACCcattggtggtggaggtggaacACTGGAGGTTGGTGACCCCGGAAAAGAGGCTACATCAGGGCAAGGTGGAGGAGGACCAGGGCAGGACCCCGCTGGAGGCACAGTACCAGAAACAGGGCACAGGGGGCCACCATTAGGAGGCACACTGCCTTGTACAGGTCCAGGTGCTCCAAAGTCCCCAGGAGCAGAAGCTTCTGCAGAGCCAGACCGTTGTGGAGTAGGGAGGAGGCCAACGCCAGGAGGGGGTTTAGGCAGGGGATTGATTCCCTGCTTCTTCAACTCTTCCACTTCCTTCTCATCTTCAGCACCAGCTTCAGCATCCTCGACCAGCATCTAAAACAATAGTAAATCTCTCAGATTAAGAAATTAGAAAATTAAGAAATCAGCAGAAAAACTAGAAAATGTGTTTAGAAATACACAAAGCCAATCACCTTGTCCAGGAGTTCTTGTGTGTCCTCTGTCAAAGAGTCATGGGAAAACATACAGTTATCTCCATTTACACAATTGCCTGTAGTGTGAAACAACTTACAGGGGAAGTCACGTTATTCAGAGTCAAGGAATAATCCAGTTACTGAGACAAATATTATAAGAACaacttacaaataaaaaaactttaGTCTTTTAGCATTTCCTGACACAGGTGAAAATGaacctaaataaaaaaaatggtaaaGGATATCGTGCATGTAAGGACAATTATCAGCCCGAGCACAGTAGCCAGTAATATAGAACTTGCAAAGCTCTTTCTTCTTAGGTAGCTCAATGTCATGACTGAAGTTGCAGTGCTCCCCCTGTCAGTcaaatgaaaagagaaaatattcagttattttctccagcagaaaatgtgtgttgtgtggaaTGATTAcctatatttattgttttaattccaatttcatacataaaataacaaactggAATAAGAAATAATAGAAACTGTTCTAGAACATCCATATAAAATGCACCCCTTCTGTTCTTACCCAGGTACAACGACCCTCGATGTAGTACTTGCAGATGGCTTTGCCTTTCTTGTCCTGTCCATGCTTCTCCTGATCATACTTCCTTGGGCCACCTCCACCATCCTACGAATGAATAATACTCTTCAGCTACACAAGCTAGAGACCCTTCTTTCATGAAAAGTGAGTAGCCATGGGCAGAGACCCTGCACCTACATGCAAGGCCACCTTCTTCTGCCGTATACTAATTCTCAACCCACATGTTAAGGGATTACCCAATTTTAACACTCTTGTAACTGACTAGAGTTAAACCACTGATCTAACATGATATGCGATTTcacaaataattatataaaccTTGATTTCCTCAACTGTGCTAGGATTGAAACTTACTTCTGTAAAAGTATGGCAGAGTACTTTTGACCTATTGCAGTTTGATGATTTCCCTTACCCCCATCTCCATATCGCCATCATTGTCATCATCATAGCCTTGATCTCCTCCACGGCCCCTTCCTCGATTCCTACCTCTGCCCCGGTTCATGCCTCGGCCCATTTTGCCCCTCCCACGACCTCGCCCACCTTTACCTGGGGGAAAAACCCCAGAGTCATCACATATAAAGATCAAATTTATTCATCCAACATCTCTTAACTGTATAATTTATGTTCAGCAAGTGAAACTAACAATATTTAAAACTCACCACGCCCCCTGTCCTTTGATTTCCTGTACTGGTTCAGTTCTTTTGAGtaatcatcataatcatcatctcCCATGTTATCATAGTCGTCATCACCATACTGTGAGATACAaatgcaaaaatacaaaaatgggTCCAAACTTGGTTAAACAACTACAGTGCTATGAAAGACAAATAATACCATAatgttaaacaaaaataaatccttAACAATCAAAAACTTGTACATCACCTCCATATCATCTCCATACATGCTGTCCCCATCATCATTTTCTCCCATTTTGCCTCGTCCTCTTCCTCTGCTTCCTCCTCTGCTACCACGACCCCTCATCCCTCCTCTGCCACGTCCCCTCATCATCTTTAGTCTGCCTTTACCACCTgcagtttttcaaaattttCACAATCAATCACATTATAACGTATTTTTTTAGGGTTCTAGAGGTAAGAGGCATAATTTCCTTATTATAATGTGTACCTCTGCCACGTTGGTTGCCCATTCCACCCTCTTTGGCCTTCCGGTACTGATTAAGCTCCTTGGCGAAATCATCATAGTCATCATCACCCAAATCCTCGTCCTCTTCACCTTCATAGTTCTCATCGTCATATTCATCATAGCCACCATAGCCTTGTTTGTCCCTGTTTGACATGTAGCTATTTTTCTTTCCCATTGGTCCTCCGTGACCTGAGGGTGGAGGCGGGTAGCCTCCATGAGACTGGAAAAGACAGATAATTCATGAGAGAATTAGACATTTAGATACTTCTGCTCTGTCATACAACTGGCAATGACAATCAGGGACATTATATTAATGGATATATAAAGTAATTTACTCACTGAGGGAGGGTACTGGGGGCTATATTCCCTATATTTCCTCTTCTCACTAGGACTGTAGTCAGACTCATCACTATAGTCTGAGTAGTCGTCACTGGAGGAGGCATGACGCTATAGCACACATCACCGCAAATTAGTGATCCTGACAAACTTGTAAAAAACATCTTAGAAAAGAGatcacaaaaatacacactttGTGTTTTGATTTCCGTTTCTTCTTGGACCGCCTCTTCTCcttctcccgctctctctcccgctttctcttttttttccggCGGTGGGCCTTCTCCTCATCCGACTCAGTGCCATGGCGTTCCTTGCTGTGACGGGGCTTCTCCTCGTGCTCCGGTCCCTCAGCACTGGGCACTTCTGCCTCTCCGCCATCATCCTCCAATTCTCCCTCCTCCAGCTCTCCATCCTCTCGcctggtatacacacacaaggcaaAAATAAGAAATCAACAGACTGAAACATCAACCTAATGCTTTAAGAACAGGGAAatcagtgtttaaataaaatattttcttcaaATCTTGTTTCAACaaaagaacacatttgactACAAGTGTAATATTTCAGACCTCAAAAATAATAAGCTCATTCTTGCAATTCATGTTAAAATTACTTAAAGAAACAATCTAACTTATGACAATTAGATTGACATTTGGAACAGCTTTCTAACCTCTGACtgaaacaataaataaagctttatataaaacaaacaacttATCTATTGACATGATACAATGCTGTATAGGGTTATTATGATTTGCTGTAAAAATCCTGAAGGCAAGTGAAAAATTCTTTTTAGACAAAATAGTCATCTCTAACTAATGAACATCAGCCATATCCATAATCATATTACGTCCACTTTGTCAATCCCCAATGTTTAACTAACAGTTGATGAGGTTCTTTTACAAGGCAAAATAATTTCtgtagttttaaaatgtgtCCAGAGTACTGCATTGTTTTGTAGGTCCTGAATGCCTGTCAGTACAAATGCTGACGCAACAAGTTTCTTTGAAACAACTGCTAACAATTACCTCATAACaatgaaccaaaaaaaaaaacctgttcaACTAACAATAGATGGATATTCCCAACACAATAGTTTAATACAAGATAAATCACTACCAATAACAAGTTACTACTCTGTGCCACCTTACAAAGTACAACCTGAGGTCGGCATTATgacagtgtaaatatttttatttattatgataCACATTATCTATACTTTAAAGAACAAGGTAAGCaagttgtttttaaatgtggaattgcTGCCTTAATATTGTTTCAAACATTTGTGATGCATATCAtaaaaatatctgaatatttgaTATTTGACTGACAATGTGAATGTCAAATGGGTAGAAGTATTCACATCTGTAAAACCAATCAATGAATGTTATGATTTATTATCCTCTTTCAATATGGATGAACGCATAGCTATTTAAAATCAAtccaaaataaattttaaagtttatttgtttgtccatgttctatttcatatttattatcCTAATACAATTCACTGTGCCATatcatataaaatacaaaattctTCCTGcttgttttgctttttctttAATCCAAGTGTAAAgattttttctttgtattaaATGCCTTAGGTGCATATGTTGAAAGCATGGAAATCTTACATTAACCAATATCACATTATTTGTTCCCACCCCAACAACTTCCATAACCAAACAGGGAGAACAATGGACTAGTTCACTGTCAAAACAGTTGTGAACAACTCCAAACTCCTGTCCACGAGGTCAGAAAAACTGACAAGAATTGTGTGTTTGTTATCAATAATCATTCCCCTTTTCCCTAAAACACCATGACTATAAGGCCATtggcttgatttttttttcttttcaaaaggGTGGTACATGGTTGTTAAGAATGTCACTGAACAAGAAACGAGATTCGATGTACCTGACAGACAACTGCTTCAGTTggacttaaatacaaatgtGTCCATAATTTAACGCCTTTAAAGCTATAAAATTAAGTTGAGCCCcccaaaattaaacaaatttgaATTTGTGGAACTTGACATCGTTTGAACAAACCATTCTAAAAATTTGTTTTGGGAAAGGGCATTAAACACTGATATTAATAAGGCAGCTCTACTGTCcaataataattacataagGATTTTAATACTCTCCCACTTCATGCTGACTTTATAAATTATTTGACTTGATCTGTGAGGATATACCCATAATGCAATATTCCCATGAGCTTGTCAGTGTACTATACGAGATTTAAACATTTTGACATGCAACACAAATGAGTCACCTTAGCATTAATGTAAGTAATCTGAGGACAACTGGTCTCATTA is a window of Hoplias malabaricus isolate fHopMal1 chromosome 1, fHopMal1.hap1, whole genome shotgun sequence DNA encoding:
- the zc3h4 gene encoding zinc finger CCCH domain-containing protein 4 isoform X1, encoding MAVESMTVLPNSPTANHEHNSLLTDERREDGELEEGELEDDGGEAEVPSAEGPEHEEKPRHSKERHGTESDEEKAHRRKKKRKREREREKEKRRSKKKRKSKHKRHASSSDDYSDYSDESDYSPSEKRKYREYSPQYPPSSHGGYPPPPSGHGGPMGKKNSYMSNRDKQGYGGYDEYDDENYEGEEDEDLGDDDYDDFAKELNQYRKAKEGGMGNQRGRGGKGRLKMMRGRGRGGMRGRGSRGGSRGRGRGKMGENDDGDSMYGDDMEYGDDDYDNMGDDDYDDYSKELNQYRKSKDRGRGKGGRGRGRGKMGRGMNRGRGRNRGRGRGGDQGYDDDNDGDMEMGDGGGGPRKYDQEKHGQDKKGKAICKYYIEGRCTWGEHCNFSHDIELPKKKELCKFYITGYCARADNCPYMHGDFPCKLFHTTGNCVNGDNCMFSHDSLTEDTQELLDKMLVEDAEAGAEDEKEVEELKKQGINPLPKPPPGVGLLPTPQRSGSAEASAPGDFGAPGPVQGSVPPNGGPLCPVSGTVPPAGSCPGPPPPCPDVASFPGSPTSSVPPPPPMGVPPPCGGNAGKKIPSLFEIVVKPTGQLAQKLGVRGPNPGTAAAGTVGPPGPPAGPPPRFPGPPPPPGHVGPNGSHDMPPMGPPNMSQCPPGMQNFGSGEGPPNQPMMPQGGRGFYDNFYQQQQNMGTEGAEGEDESYQVGAGGTYSDQSSGNQNSGNMEDAASVGSANQSGITVPDFLPPAQRVLFMRIQQKQQEEEERARRLAEGGTERENEGDSANWYSSEDEDGGGSVTSILKTLRQQSQTQGPPKPEGVPSDPRLQKAHAVQSSSRPADPRLARDPRLCRNSDSSQATEHNPSSSPSSSAPADPRLSRQTASKPEPPLVYKPPPLVPSATEEEEGERVLRDKPVPIPLDPLMGMALRDPRSQLQQFSHIKKDLVLNKPSFAKTVLWSPEDLIPIPVPKQDFLPLPPGIPPVSSMDPRLSRAQQQLHTATPTSMPATVPPAEQPAQPSSSLPDFELLSRILKTVNATSSSPSQVPSVAPSVSVPAEKPVDPRMARKTVADPRLQPQKSALKQPSEPLVTQVSTLSSPSPPTSPTPTIAPYDPRLLSSGGAGRGVGPSSTGSGSSVLSSISLYDPRMQGSDKCESSEATAPVSESKVSDNAGTSAKPKAKEPLFVRKSALDQPEPEKNSAESSTDRYNSYNRPRPKPSPSPSAGATGGAPAAGGPNQSGQGPVGAAEQPAGIHNLPVSTLFSMVKQASKPSGTGSPFGGNSPAQPDATEQDNASLKEVFKGFDPTASPFCQ
- the zc3h4 gene encoding zinc finger CCCH domain-containing protein 4 isoform X2, encoding MAVESMTVLPNSPTANHEHNSLLTDERREDGELEEGELEDDGGEAEVPSAEGPEHEEKPRHSKERHGTESDEEKAHRRKKKRKREREREKEKRRSKKKRKSKHKRHASSSDDYSDYSDESDYSPSEKRKYREYSPQYPPSSHGGYPPPPSGHGGPMGKKNSYMSNRDKQGYGGYDEYDDENYEGEEDEDLGDDDYDDFAKELNQYRKAKEGGMGNQRGRGGKGRLKMMRGRGRGGMRGRGSRGGSRGRGRGKMGENDDGDSMYGDDMEYGDDDYDNMGDDDYDDYSKELNQYRKSKDRGRGGRGRGRGKMGRGMNRGRGRNRGRGRGGDQGYDDDNDGDMEMGDGGGGPRKYDQEKHGQDKKGKAICKYYIEGRCTWGEHCNFSHDIELPKKKELCKFYITGYCARADNCPYMHGDFPCKLFHTTGNCVNGDNCMFSHDSLTEDTQELLDKMLVEDAEAGAEDEKEVEELKKQGINPLPKPPPGVGLLPTPQRSGSAEASAPGDFGAPGPVQGSVPPNGGPLCPVSGTVPPAGSCPGPPPPCPDVASFPGSPTSSVPPPPPMGVPPPCGGNAGKKIPSLFEIVVKPTGQLAQKLGVRGPNPGTAAAGTVGPPGPPAGPPPRFPGPPPPPGHVGPNGSHDMPPMGPPNMSQCPPGMQNFGSGEGPPNQPMMPQGGRGFYDNFYQQQQNMGTEGAEGEDESYQVGAGGTYSDQSSGNQNSGNMEDAASVGSANQSGITVPDFLPPAQRVLFMRIQQKQQEEEERARRLAEGGTERENEGDSANWYSSEDEDGGGSVTSILKTLRQQSQTQGPPKPEGVPSDPRLQKAHAVQSSSRPADPRLARDPRLCRNSDSSQATEHNPSSSPSSSAPADPRLSRQTASKPEPPLVYKPPPLVPSATEEEEGERVLRDKPVPIPLDPLMGMALRDPRSQLQQFSHIKKDLVLNKPSFAKTVLWSPEDLIPIPVPKQDFLPLPPGIPPVSSMDPRLSRAQQQLHTATPTSMPATVPPAEQPAQPSSSLPDFELLSRILKTVNATSSSPSQVPSVAPSVSVPAEKPVDPRMARKTVADPRLQPQKSALKQPSEPLVTQVSTLSSPSPPTSPTPTIAPYDPRLLSSGGAGRGVGPSSTGSGSSVLSSISLYDPRMQGSDKCESSEATAPVSESKVSDNAGTSAKPKAKEPLFVRKSALDQPEPEKNSAESSTDRYNSYNRPRPKPSPSPSAGATGGAPAAGGPNQSGQGPVGAAEQPAGIHNLPVSTLFSMVKQASKPSGTGSPFGGNSPAQPDATEQDNASLKEVFKGFDPTASPFCQ